Proteins encoded in a region of the Methanofollis tationis genome:
- a CDS encoding PAS domain-containing protein: MNGNFQDIVAIKELLKKYPKGLSITEISSALHLHRNTSAKYLDMLKLKGDIDRKEIGAAKNYSLVRRMPVSTLLHFCLHPAIVLDGRSEVVMVNAEALSLLACPLDVIYGAGVKDIPLALFKDPEVGTRCHDAVQGVRSRAEVQTFVGGKRLHLTVHYLPVVFDTGRDGCALVLVDETACRQAAEERDLCRKRYLALIADQTEFVAHIRPDMTLSSVNEALCAHLGRGRDQLAGFRFLSLFSPDDREGIRRGISSLSPAAPAFTTDVRTVGQDGSVCWERWTFRGIFGEDGTLLECHALGRDITEMKNDKDRLKRYHENLEALIRERTQEMQQANMALVTVIREKEELEQELLFTQFAFDNASDSIILFDEAGRVYKANKTAGELLGYTAEEFQGISVIEINPSISKAQWDRMQAGASPGVKERTRSTHKRKDGRIIEVEVSRTFVAFGERMYFCSIAREVLPER; this comes from the coding sequence ATGAATGGTAATTTTCAGGACATCGTTGCGATAAAGGAACTGCTGAAGAAATATCCGAAAGGACTGAGCATCACCGAGATCTCCAGTGCACTGCACCTTCACCGCAACACCAGCGCGAAGTACCTGGACATGCTGAAGTTGAAGGGCGATATCGACAGAAAAGAGATCGGGGCGGCGAAAAACTACTCCCTGGTCCGCCGGATGCCGGTTTCCACCCTCCTCCATTTCTGCCTCCACCCGGCGATCGTCCTGGACGGCAGGTCTGAGGTGGTGATGGTGAATGCAGAGGCCCTTTCCCTCCTTGCCTGCCCGCTCGACGTGATCTACGGTGCGGGCGTGAAGGACATCCCCCTCGCCCTCTTCAAGGACCCGGAGGTCGGGACACGCTGCCACGATGCGGTGCAGGGTGTGCGGTCACGCGCAGAGGTGCAGACGTTCGTCGGCGGGAAACGCCTCCACCTCACGGTCCACTACCTCCCGGTCGTCTTCGACACCGGAAGGGACGGGTGCGCCCTCGTGCTGGTGGACGAGACGGCGTGCAGGCAGGCGGCGGAAGAGCGGGACCTCTGCCGGAAACGATATCTGGCGCTCATCGCCGACCAGACCGAGTTTGTTGCCCACATCAGGCCGGACATGACGCTCTCCTCGGTCAACGAGGCGCTGTGCGCTCATCTCGGCAGGGGCCGCGATCAGCTGGCCGGTTTCCGTTTTCTCTCGCTCTTCTCGCCTGACGACCGGGAGGGGATCAGGCGCGGCATCTCCTCCCTCTCGCCGGCCGCCCCGGCCTTCACCACGGACGTAAGGACGGTCGGCCAGGACGGATCGGTCTGCTGGGAGCGCTGGACCTTCAGGGGGATCTTCGGCGAAGACGGAACGCTCCTGGAGTGCCACGCCCTCGGCCGTGACATCACCGAGATGAAAAACGATAAAGACCGGCTGAAGCGCTACCACGAGAACCTTGAGGCCCTGATCAGGGAACGGACGCAGGAGATGCAGCAGGCGAACATGGCGCTGGTCACCGTGATCAGGGAGAAGGAAGAACTCGAACAGGAACTGCTCTTCACGCAGTTCGCCTTCGACAACGCCTCGGACTCGATCATCCTCTTCGACGAGGCCGGCCGGGTGTACAAGGCCAACAAGACGGCCGGCGAACTCCTGGGCTATACCGCAGAAGAGTTCCAGGGGATCTCGGTCATCGAGATCAACCCGTCGATCTCAAAGGCGCAATGGGACCGGATGCAGGCCGGGGCCTCACCCGGCGTGAAAGAGCGGACGCGTTCGACGCATAAACGGAAGGACGGGAGGATCATCGAGGTCGAGGTATCCCGGACCTTTGTTGCGTTCGGGGAGAGGATGTATTTCTGCTCGATTGCACGGGAGGTCCTGCCGGAGAGGTGA
- a CDS encoding transglutaminase-like domain-containing protein produces the protein MNDHLPALLLIASALLLFTAGCTAAPDEQTGAVTPALSAADEAYARGAAAYAAAYYRTAEEHFAKSHTLSTEAGDAASARQARDAMLRASWTVMEYPLNATAAEGALRESVPGITDDEVSDWLEHRAQRIVSDNETLYFYDVAQNYLYAHPEEMQKHTASTLDFDFVARYVFSEDQPAGEGPYVNPIHYAGTERLEIPRDLLPATGTIRIWYPLPVETESQTNVTVANLSYADAIVKGPVTTGPIGYVYYEIPVETVTGDLTIAADITFTSYEQRFEIDPEQVGEYDTSDPEYLLYTVSERNIEITDAVRAKAREIVGNETNPHLQAEMIYASIIETYPYSHVPHLSLDARVPKVAESTHMFETGHGDCGTQSMLFSAFCRSLGIPARAIGGYQMILADAPGAHFWAQYYLPGYGWVPVDPTVADAADWVPISDEKRSIFKQYYAANLDPTRLVIQKNVDAPLDPPLPDDDAVFRIVRQYPAIVADTADGEINLAGMEGFSITLRAVER, from the coding sequence ATGAACGATCATCTGCCCGCCCTTCTCCTGATCGCATCCGCACTCCTCCTCTTCACGGCCGGGTGCACGGCCGCGCCCGACGAACAGACCGGGGCCGTCACACCTGCTCTCTCCGCCGCCGACGAGGCCTATGCCAGAGGAGCGGCCGCATACGCCGCCGCATACTACCGGACCGCCGAAGAACACTTTGCAAAATCCCATACCCTCTCCACCGAAGCCGGCGATGCGGCGTCGGCGCGGCAGGCGAGGGACGCCATGCTCCGGGCGAGCTGGACGGTCATGGAATATCCCCTCAATGCCACAGCCGCAGAGGGGGCGCTGCGTGAGAGCGTCCCCGGCATCACCGACGACGAGGTGAGCGACTGGCTCGAACACCGCGCCCAGCGGATCGTCTCGGATAACGAAACGCTCTACTTCTACGATGTCGCACAGAACTACCTCTATGCGCACCCTGAGGAGATGCAGAAACACACCGCATCCACGCTGGACTTCGATTTCGTCGCCCGCTATGTCTTCTCAGAGGACCAGCCCGCGGGCGAAGGGCCGTACGTGAACCCGATACACTATGCAGGGACCGAGCGACTCGAGATCCCGCGGGACCTCCTCCCGGCAACCGGCACGATCAGGATCTGGTACCCCCTCCCGGTCGAGACCGAATCGCAGACGAACGTCACCGTCGCCAACCTCTCTTATGCCGACGCCATCGTCAAAGGCCCGGTGACAACCGGTCCCATCGGGTATGTCTACTACGAGATCCCGGTCGAGACGGTCACCGGCGACCTGACGATCGCCGCCGATATCACCTTCACCTCATATGAGCAGCGCTTCGAGATCGATCCAGAGCAGGTCGGGGAGTATGATACGAGCGATCCCGAGTACCTCCTCTACACGGTGTCCGAACGCAACATCGAGATCACGGACGCGGTCCGGGCGAAGGCGCGGGAGATCGTCGGGAACGAGACGAACCCGCACCTCCAGGCAGAGATGATCTACGCCTCCATCATCGAGACCTATCCGTACAGCCACGTCCCGCACCTGTCGCTCGACGCCAGGGTGCCGAAGGTGGCCGAATCCACCCATATGTTCGAGACCGGGCACGGCGACTGCGGCACGCAGAGCATGCTCTTCTCGGCCTTCTGCCGGTCGCTCGGGATCCCTGCCCGCGCCATCGGGGGCTACCAGATGATCCTTGCCGATGCGCCGGGCGCGCACTTCTGGGCCCAGTATTACCTGCCGGGATACGGGTGGGTGCCGGTCGATCCGACGGTCGCCGATGCTGCCGACTGGGTCCCCATCTCCGACGAAAAACGCTCGATCTTCAAGCAGTATTACGCCGCAAACCTCGACCCCACGCGGCTGGTGATCCAGAAGAACGTCGATGCACCACTGGACCCGCCCCTGCCGGACGACGACGCCGTCTTCAGGATCGTCAGGCAGTACCCGGCGATCGTTGCCGATACGGCAGACGGCGAGATCAATCTCGCCGGCATGGAGGGCTTCAGCATCACACTCAGGGCCGTTGAGCGCTGA
- a CDS encoding HD domain-containing protein → MQRADEEMDTLLAYVETFFRQSGAHGLDHVLRVTRLCEEIGLVEGADMRVLIPAALFHDIARPLEEESGVPHEEEGARIAEEYLRSIGYDAGRIPTIAHSIRTHRYSTGAKPETLEARILSDADKLDAMGAVGIARAFLQAGERGGGIEDADRHIHEKLLNLSALISTPAAAAIAERRHALLQRFADALEEETGLTSPAGPPVQSSRNTSSPRTQQRSGIPRPR, encoded by the coding sequence ATGCAGCGTGCGGATGAAGAGATGGACACACTCCTGGCCTATGTCGAGACCTTCTTCAGGCAGTCGGGCGCCCACGGCCTCGACCACGTCCTCCGCGTCACCCGCCTCTGCGAGGAGATCGGCCTGGTCGAGGGTGCGGATATGCGTGTCCTGATCCCGGCCGCCCTCTTCCACGACATCGCCCGCCCCCTGGAGGAGGAGAGCGGCGTCCCGCACGAGGAGGAGGGGGCGCGGATCGCTGAAGAATACCTCCGGTCGATCGGCTACGACGCCGGGCGCATCCCGACGATCGCCCATTCGATCCGCACCCACCGCTACAGCACCGGCGCAAAACCAGAAACCCTGGAGGCGCGGATCCTCTCTGACGCCGACAAACTCGACGCGATGGGAGCGGTCGGGATCGCCAGGGCGTTTCTCCAGGCAGGCGAACGCGGCGGCGGGATCGAGGACGCCGACCGGCACATCCATGAAAAACTGCTGAACCTATCGGCCCTGATCTCCACCCCTGCCGCAGCGGCGATCGCCGAACGGCGGCACGCCCTCCTGCAGCGGTTTGCCGACGCACTCGAGGAGGAGACCGGCCTCACCTCTCCGGCAGGACCTCCCGTGCAATCGAGCAGAAATACATCCTCTCCCCGAACGCAACAAAGGTCCGGGATACCTCGACCTCGATGA